In one window of Ruminococcus albus AD2013 DNA:
- a CDS encoding CPBP family intramembrane glutamic endopeptidase, with protein MVKNKSKASIKTIYVTAYMIMFIFAVKIRLLVFHNRYYSLMCLIIAYCILGVIGIYLFRKEIRKGVAEWKEHFTNGIIWSIGAYITDMILSSLANYPSMALYPNYDGMNDISISSAAKLVSVPLFVTAAGILGPITEELIFRFILVDKLRTKLPSIICVILSSVLFMVWHMHALTLPELMINLPKLSTSIVYCVIILYSNNPTIPILLHVFNNTTAIFMMLMNGTI; from the coding sequence ATGGTCAAAAATAAAAGCAAGGCAAGTATAAAAACAATTTATGTGACAGCATACATGATAATGTTCATTTTTGCTGTAAAGATACGTCTTTTGGTTTTTCATAACAGATATTATTCGTTAATGTGTCTGATAATCGCTTATTGCATACTTGGTGTTATTGGTATATATCTTTTTCGGAAAGAAATCAGAAAAGGTGTAGCTGAATGGAAAGAACATTTTACGAATGGTATTATATGGTCAATAGGAGCTTATATTACGGATATGATATTATCTAGCCTGGCCAATTATCCATCTATGGCACTATATCCTAATTATGACGGAATGAATGATATCAGCATTTCTTCAGCTGCAAAACTGGTATCAGTGCCTTTGTTTGTAACTGCTGCAGGCATATTGGGACCAATAACCGAGGAATTGATCTTCCGTTTCATTCTTGTGGATAAACTGAGGACCAAACTTCCTTCAATTATATGTGTTATCTTATCATCTGTTTTGTTTATGGTTTGGCATATGCACGCTTTAACTTTACCGGAGCTTATGATAAATCTGCCGAAATTATCTACAAGCATAGTTTACTGTGTCATTATTCTTTACTCGAATAATCCAACTATCCCGATACTACTTCATGTGTTCAATAATACAACTGCTATATTTATGATGCTAATGAACGGAACTATATGA